From the genome of Fulvia fulva chromosome 12, complete sequence:
TCTTGCTCGCGCAGCCGCAGCGTTGGCGGCTGTGAGTCCGTGATTTTCTCCATGATTGGTGCTTTTCTGAAGGGTTGAATGTTGTCTCTCGTTCTCGATGCGATTGCACAAAGCGGGAGGGTATTGCAGTACAGGAGCAAAGCTCAAAGTTAGTCATACCTACCTACCTGCAGGGCTCTGTCTAGCGTCGCTTGAAGTGATGCAGGTACGAACTCGATTGGGAAGTTACTGTTCTGCAACAGTGCTCTGCACGACCTTGGTCCTTTGCCGGTCTTGAAACTCTCGCACACTTCTCTGCACTCCAAATCCATCTTTCAAGAGCTCGCCAATGTCCTCCAGCTCTAGACCTGCGGTCTCGGGGTATATCTTCCAGATCAAGAACCAGCCAACAAAGCACACAACAGCATAGAATGTGAAGGTAACGCTGGCGCCCAGTATACCCATCATTGGCAGAAAGGTCATGCCGATGATAAAGTTACTGCTCCAGTTGGTGGCTGTGGCCAGCCCACTTCCGAGAGACCGTACACGCAAGGGGAACAGCTCAGACTGCTGCCAAGGCACACAACCGAGACCTATAGCGTACGAAGCCACGAAGAAGATCATACTGATCAGGAGCACAATCGACCACACGGAAGAGGCATTTGGGTTGTAGACGTCGCCGGCTGCTGAGGCATCGCCCATGTTGATGAAGGAGAAAGCGACTGCGCAAAGGAGGAGACCCAGAACCATGAATGGTATGCTTCTCAGCAGAATGTTTCGACGTCCGACGGTGTCGATCAGGTTGAAGGCCACGAGTGTCAAGGCGAAGTTCGTGACTGCGACGGATGATGAAGTGCCGATGGGTGAAGTGAAGCCGACCAAGGAGAAGATTGTGGCGCTGAAGTACATGAGCGAGTTCTACCCATACGTTAGAGACTGCACAAATTTGTAGAGAGCAGAAACACTCACGAAACCGCAGAGTTGTTGCAGACCCTGCAGCATGCACGCGATGATTAGCGCTCTTCTGTTTCCGGGCACTGCAAACAAGTCCTTCGTGGCATCTCGAAATCTGCTGCTACCACTAGCACTGTCGCTTCTTGAATGTGCTTTGTCTTCAGCAGTGATCTCAGCTTGTACACTGACGAGCACATTCTGCACGATCAGCGCACGGTCGTGCTCTGGTAGACCTGCATAGACTTCGTTGAGTACACTCCTTGCTTCTCCATCTTGTCCCGTCTGCAATAACCATCTTGGAGTCTCTGGCATCCAGGCTATGAGAAACAGCTGTAACAGGCCAGGAACAGCTCCCGAGCCTACCATCCACCTCCAACCATGAGGCAGAAAGGCAAATCCCCAGCCAATAAGGTACGCCACCACCTGACCACCAGTAATGAAGAGCGATTGTACAGTCACGAGCCTTCCTCGTAGCTCAGCAGGTGCGAGCTCCGTGATATACAACGGCACTGCTCCAGACGCCACTCCGACTGCTGCTCCGACCAAGGCACGCCCGGCGACCATGACCGATACATGTTGCGCGATGGCTTGCACCAAAGCGCCAACAATGAATAGCAGCGCAGGTACCAAAATGACAGACTTTCGTCCATATTTATCGGCAAACACTCCAGTAAAGGGTGCCGAGATAAGTGCCAGCAAACTCGTGACTGCAGTGATAAGACTCTTGTGTGTGGTCGTGAGCGGCCGTCCTGACAGATCGGATCCGATGGAGACCAATGTCGACGATATCACACCGGTATCGAAACCAAACAATAATCCAGAAATGCCGGCCGAAAGAGTCAAGAACTTGACGATGGGAGCCGCGCTCCGGATACTTGTGTTTGGGGTTGGTCCGGGGTCTCCATCATGGTGGTGGAGATCTTCTTCACTCCCGCGGATCAATGGTTCATGGGCGTCATGTCCGTCGGCAACTTCCCGCCGCATGTCCTCGAGCTCGATGGAGGCATCCAGAATGATGTGGATGCAGGAACGTGTGACGAACAGTCGTGCTTTTGAGATGGTCCATGCGTCCAGCTGACTGCTCGGTTTCACTTACTGCCAAGGCCCACCCGCGAGGCAAGTGCATCCGCGTCACGTGTGAGATGTGGCTCGTCGCCGATAGCGGCCACGAAGTCGTGCCATCTCTCACTCACGTGGGAAGTTGAATGCTCTGTCCAGGATCTCTCTGGGACCACAGTCTCGCTTAGTCCACTGTGCAGGTGCGCGGGTCCCTTGTTGGACATGTCAGTTGATTCAGCTTCACGTGTCGATGTTTCGCCATGCAGGACCGGTGCAACGGCAAACACATGGCGATGTCTCTTGCTGAATGGGATCACAGCGACGAGGAACGTCTTGAACAGTCAGTAGTAGAGCTTCCACTTATCATTGATTCCTCGAGTCCAAGCGAATCGTTCCACGAGGCAGACTCTCGGTCGTCGACAGCTGTGACAGGGATGATGGACGTGGACAGGCCGACAGACACTCCGGCATGTCCTTCTTGGGAGGGTGTGCTGACCGTCAGCCAAATTTGCGCTGCCATGACCGTCTCGCCGAATAGCCGTGATCGGTTGCTCGCCGGATTATCTATTTGTCGCCGGAGCAACTGGCCGAGAGACTTGCATTGTGGTGGCATCGGGAAACACAGTTTCGGTGGCAGAATGGTGCCGTCATTGGACGTCTCTAGCAACACGTGTACGGAATGGGAGAGAAGAGCGAAGAGCTCAACAATACGATCGGGGCATTGTGGATGGTGAAAGACCTCATGCCGCGCTATGATTGGAGCATCTCGCCCACGGCAACGCGGGGCTCAGCCAGAAGCTCTTTTGGTGGGATGCGCAACTTCTATTTCAGAAAAATCCTCACCACTCCACTTCCTTACTTCTACATCCCTCCGCCCTCCCTCACACCACCCCTTCTCCTCTTTTCAACTCAATTGTCACTTTCATTCCAGCATTGAGCACCACCACCATTCTCAGACAGACCCGCAGAACCGCCAACATGGTTCAATCATCCGTCTTGGGTTTCCCAAGAATGGGACGCCTCCGTGACCTCAAGAAGGCGAACGAGGCATACTGGGGCGACAAGCTCAGCCGTGACGAGCTCCTGGCCGAGGGCAAGAGACTGAGACTCGAGCACTGGAAGATCCAAAAGGATGCCGGTGTGGACATCATCCCAAGCAACGACTTTGCTTACTACGACCACGTCTTGGACCACATCCAGATGTTCAACGCCATCCCAGAGCGATACAGCAGCGCCAAGCTCCACAAACTTGACGAGTACTTCGCCATGGGCCGTGGTCACCAGAAGGACGGCGTCGACGTCCCATCCCTCGAGATGGTGAAGTGGTTCGACTCGAACTACCACTACGTCAAGCCAACTCTCCAGGACAACCAGACCTTCAAGCTGTCCGAGAACCCAAAGCCAGTTGCTGAGTTCCTCGAGGCCAAGGAGGCCGGCATCACCACCCGTCCAGTCCTTCTCGGTCCCGTCtccttccttgcccttgGTAAGGCAGACCGCAACCAGACCGTTGACCCAATCACACTTCTCGAGAAGCTTCTCCCAGTCTACGAGGAGCTCCTCAAGAAGCTCAAGCAGGCCGGTGCCGAGACTGTTCAGATTGACGAGCCAGTCCTCGTCTTTGACCTCCCATCCAAGACCCGCAACGCCTTCAAGCCAGCATACGAGAAGCTCACTGCTCTTCAGGGCAAGGAGGGCCCACAGCTCGTCCTCGCCACCTACTTCGGTGACATCGTCCACAACTTCGACGTCGTCGACGCAGCTCTGACCAAGACATACGCTCTCCACGTTGACCTTGTTCGCCACCCAGAACAACTTGAGAAGGTTGCACAGCACCTTGGCTCCAACCAGATCCTCTCCGCTGGTATTGTCGACGGACGAAACATCTGGAAGACCAACTTCAAGAAGGCCATTGAGACTCTTGAGACTGCCGTCCAGAAGGTTGGCAAGGACCGTGTCATCGTTGCCACCTCCAGCTCCCTTCTCCACACCCCACACACCCTGGAGAGCGAGAAGAACCTCGACGACGAAGTCCGTGACTGGTTCTCGTTCGCCACACAGAAGGCCTCTGAGGTTGCCATCCTCGCCAAGGCCGTCACTGATGGCCCAGATGCCGTCAAGAGCCAGCTCGAGGCCAACGCCAAGAGCATGGAGAGCCGCCGCACATCTAAGCGCACCAACAACCCAGAGGTTCAGAAGCGTGTGTCATCCGTACAAAAGGCCGACTACGAGCGCAAGAACCCATTCGAGCAGCGTATTGCCGCCCAGAAGAAGCACCTCAACCTCCCAGAGTTCCCAACCACCACCATCGGTTCCTTCCCACAGACCAAGGAGATCCGTGTCCAGCGTAACAAGTTCACCAAGGGCGAGATCACCGAGAAGGAGTACGACGAGTTCATCGAGGCCGAGATCCGTGACAACATCAAGATTCAGGAAGAGCTTGGCCTTGACGTCTACGTGCACGGCGAGCCAGAGCGTAACGACATGGTGCAGTACTTCGGTGAGCGCCTCGACGGATACGTCTTCACTACCCA
Proteins encoded in this window:
- a CDS encoding Myo-inositol transporter 1 yields the protein MRREVADGHDAHEPLIRGSEEDLHHHDGDPGPTPNTSIRSAAPIVKFLTLSAGISGLLFGFDTGVISSTLVSIGSDLSGRPLTTTHKSLITAVTSLLALISAPFTGVFADKYGRKSVILVPALLFIVGALVQAIAQHVSVMVAGRALVGAAVGVASGAVPLYITELAPAELRGRLVTVQSLFITGGQVVAYLIGWGFAFLPHGWRWMVGSGAVPGLLQLFLIAWMPETPRWLLQTGQDGEARSVLNEVYAGLPEHDRALIVQNVLVSVQAEITAEDKAHSRSDSASGSSRFRDATKDLFAVPGNRRALIIACMLQGLQQLCGFNSLMYFSATIFSLVGFTSPIGTSSSVAVTNFALTLVAFNLIDTVGRRNILLRSIPFMVLGLLLCAVAFSFINMGDASAAGDVYNPNASSVWSIVLLISMIFFVASYAIGLGCVPWQQSELFPLRVRSLGSGLATATNWSSNFIIGMTFLPMMGILGASVTFTFYAVVCFVGWFLIWKIYPETAGLELEDIGELLKDGFGVQRSVREFQDRQRTKVVQSTVAEQ
- a CDS encoding putative 5-methyltetrahydropteroyltriglutamate--homocysteine methyltransferase; amino-acid sequence: MVQSSVLGFPRMGRLRDLKKANEAYWGDKLSRDELLAEGKRLRLEHWKIQKDAGVDIIPSNDFAYYDHVLDHIQMFNAIPERYSSAKLHKLDEYFAMGRGHQKDGVDVPSLEMVKWFDSNYHYVKPTLQDNQTFKLSENPKPVAEFLEAKEAGITTRPVLLGPVSFLALGKADRNQTVDPITLLEKLLPVYEELLKKLKQAGAETVQIDEPVLVFDLPSKTRNAFKPAYEKLTALQGKEGPQLVLATYFGDIVHNFDVVDAALTKTYALHVDLVRHPEQLEKVAQHLGSNQILSAGIVDGRNIWKTNFKKAIETLETAVQKVGKDRVIVATSSSLLHTPHTLESEKNLDDEVRDWFSFATQKASEVAILAKAVTDGPDAVKSQLEANAKSMESRRTSKRTNNPEVQKRVSSVQKADYERKNPFEQRIAAQKKHLNLPEFPTTTIGSFPQTKEIRVQRNKFTKGEITEKEYDEFIEAEIRDNIKIQEELGLDVYVHGEPERNDMVQYFGERLDGYVFTTHAWVQSYGSRCVRPPILVGDVSRPKPMTVKESKYAVSQSKKPMKGMLTGPITCLRWSFPRDDVHQSIQAAQLALALRDEVVDLQNAGVAVIQIDEPALREGLPLRSGSEREKYLQWAVDSFKLSAAGVEDATQIHSHFCYSEFQDFFHAIAALDADVLSIENSKSDAKLLKVFIDEKYPRHIGPGVYDIHSPRIPSEQEIKDRIQEMLQYLTPEQLWINPDCGLKTRQWKETKDALAHMVSAAQHFRSQKN